A part of Astyanax mexicanus isolate ESR-SI-001 chromosome 2, AstMex3_surface, whole genome shotgun sequence genomic DNA contains:
- the LOC125799006 gene encoding antigen WC1.1-like isoform X20 — MSDAAVVCRELGCGEAVDALGKSHFGSGSGPIWMEDVDCSGSESRLENCRSPVWGKHDCNETHNSGVICSGARLVLGSRCSGRVEVLHGESWATVCDADFNQQDAEVVCRELGCGSPVKVLGAAAFGRGEGQVWSEVLQCRGNKSQTHFCPKSSSLKHNCSHDNDVGLVCAGVLLVNGSRCSGRVEVLHGESWFTVCDADFNQQDAEVVCRELGCGSLVEVLGAAAFGRGEGPVWSEKLQCRGTESQIHFCPKSSSLKHNCSHDDDVGLVCADSVRLADGGSRCAGRAEVFHRGQWGTICGAGANFIAGFVMCKELGCGEPFRTDAAVPGSAPIWMSHVKCTGSESTLKHCGSLGWGEHSCNHNMDIELTCSDHRTSRLADGPHVCSGRVEVFHGASWFTVCDADFDQQDAEVVCRELGCGSPVEVLGAAAFGRGEGQVWSEELQCRGNESQIHFCPKSSSLKHSCSHDDDVGLVCSESVRLVDGGSRCAGRVEVLHKGQWGTVCDDNWDMIDAAVVCRELGCGEAVDALSGAYFGSGSGPIWMDNVECRESESILKNCKSAGWGKHNCNHPKDAGVICSRVRLVGGSHCSGRVEVLHGESWATVCDADFDQQGAEVVCRELGCGSPVEVLGAAAFGRGEGPVWSEELQCRGNESQIHFCPKSSSLKHNCSHDDDVGLACSGSSLASHEGGVRLSGGMECEGEVEVFFRQDWRRVLLDSWSESEASVVCRQLGCGSVLNISSSSSSSPEHSYMCVTGFNCSGSEAHLRNCSSSQAVNCSSTVQLYITCSGTSNTVHSSIRLVGSGVDCAGRLEVFHSGSWGTVSDELWDIEDAQVVCRQLQCGVALSAPVPVPARFGSGTGPIWLNEVECEGNEVSLWNCRYQLCGEDECGHKDDVGVVCSEYKEIRLTEGCEGNLEVYYNGTWGNVCVNGMTDETAKLICRELNCGRTGSESWSKARVESAPNWLDNVKCRKHDSTLWHCPSSSWGENRCDNRNEVACITCSENGNTLDLTNWLCDSSPHERPCSKHIPLRLRGGVGSCSGWLQVYHNKTWGSVCGDLWDIRDAQVVCRQLGCGPALSANRRAADGSGGGTIWMNRVKCRGNEIHLWDCPHSLKNHTDCSHSAGVTCGGFLYHTLPLNNKRGQMGHFVLQDSQPQTRRIILPQTPPPAVPSIYPVSLLVLGYVLFLALVLLVVLFYQNRVLRRVISKRRKTSAEPVYVEIDTRLIPKRITVSTETSFC, encoded by the exons atgagtgatgctgcagtggtgtgtagagagctgggctgtggagaagctgtagatgcactgggcaaatctcattttggatcaggatcaggaccaatctggatggaggatgtggactgtagtggatcagagtctagactggagaactgtagatcaccagtatggggtaaacatgactgcaatgaaacccacaattctggagtcatctgttcag gagccaggctggttttaggttctcgctgctctgggagagtggaggttcttcatggagagagctgggccacagtgtgtgatgctgactttaaccagcaggatgcagaggttgtgtgtcgagagctgggctgtggttctcctgtgaaggttctgggagcagctgcgtttggtagaggggagggtcaggtgtggtcagaggtgcttcagtgtagaggaaacaaatctcagactcacttctgtccaaaatcatcttcactcaaacacaactgctcccatgataatgatgtgggactggtgtgtgcag gagtcctgctggttaatggctctcgctgctctggaagagtggaggttcttcatggtgagagctggttcacagtgtgtgatgctgactttaaccagcaggatgcagag gttgtgtgtcgagagctgggctgtggttctcttgtggaggttctgggagcagctgcttttggtagaggggagggtccggtgtggtcagagaagcttcagtgtagaggaactgaatctcagattcacttctgtccaaaatcatcttcactcaaacacaactgctcccatgatgatgatgtgggactggtgtgtgcag acagtgtgaggttggcagatggtggcagtcgctgtgctggaagagcagaggtttttcacagaggacagtggggaacaatttgtggtgctggtgcaaatttcatagcgggttttgtcatgtgtaaagagttgggctgtggagagccgtttaggactgatgcagctgttccaggatctgcaccgatctggatgagtcatgtgaagtgtactggatcagagtctacactgaaacactgtggatcattagggtggggtgaacacagctgtaatcataatatggatattgagcttacctgttcag atcacaggaCATCCAGACTTGCTGATGGTCCTCATgtttgctctgggagagtggaggtttttcATGGAGCGTCttggttcacagtgtgtgatgctgactttgaccagcaggatgcagaggttgtgtgtcgagagctgggctgtggttctcctgtggag gttctgggagcagctgcttttggtagaggggagggtcaggtgtggtcagaggagcttcagtgtagaggaaacgaatctcagattcacttctgtccaaaatcatcttcactcaaacacagcTGCTCCCATGatgatgatgtgggactggtgtgttctg aaagtgtgaggttggtggatggtgggagtcgctgtgctgggagagtggaggttcttcataaaggacagtggggaacagtgtgtgatgataaCTGGGATATgatagatgctgcagtggtgtgtagagagctgggctgtggagaggctGTAGATGCACTTAGTGGTGCttactttggatcaggatcaggaccaatctggatggataatgtgGAGTGTAGAGAATCAGAATCCATACTAAAGAACTGTAaatcagcaggatggggtaaacataactgtaatcatcctaaagatgctggagtcatctgttcaa GAGTCAGGCTGGTTGGAGGTTCTCACTGCTCtggaagagtggaggttcttcatggagagagctgggccacagtgtgtgatgctgactttgaccagcagggtgcagaggttgtgtgtcgagagctgggctgtggttctcctgtggaggttctgggagcagctgcgtttggtagaggggagggtccggtgtggtcagaggagcttcagtgtagaggaaatgaatctcagattcacttctgtccaaaatcatcttcactcaaacacaactgctcccatgatgatgatgtgggactggcatgttctg gttcttctctggcgtctcatgagggaggagtgcggttgtctggagggatggagtgtgagggggaggtggaggtgttcttcaggcaggactggaggagagttctgctggactcctggagtgagtctgaggcctctgtggtctgcagacagctgggctgtggttctgtactcaacatctccagctcctcttcatccagtcctgaacacagctacatgtgtgtgacgggtttcaactgctctgggagtgaagctcatctgaggaactgcagcagctcacaagcagttaactgcagctccacagtacagctctacatcacctgctctg gtacatctaacacagtccacagctccatcaggctggttggttctggggtagactgtgcaggaaggctggaggttttccacagtggatcatgggggacagtgagtgatgaattgtgggatattgaggatgcgcaggtggtctgcagacagctgcagtgtggagtcgccctcagtgctccagtaccagtaccagcccggtttggatctggaactggacccatttggctgaatgaggtggagtgtgaggggaacgaggtgtctctgtggaactgcagatatcagctgtgtggagaggatgaatgtggacacaaggatgatgtaggagtcgtgtgctcag agtataaagagatcagactgactgagggctgtgaggggaatctggaggtgtactataatggaacctgggggaatgtgtgtgtaaatgggatgactgatgaaacggcaaaattgatctgtcgagagctgaactgtggaagaactggcagtgagtcttggtctaaagcaagagtggagtcagctcctaactggctggataatgtaaaatgtaggaaacatgactccactctgtggcactgtccatcttcttcctggggggagaacaggtgtgataatcgcaatgaggttgcttgcattacctgctcag agaatggaaatacactagatttgacaaattggctgtgtgattcatctcctcatgagagaccgtgctcaa agcacattcctctgaggctgaggggaggagtaggaagctgttctggatggctgcaggtgtatcataataaaacatgggggtctgtatgtggtgacctctgggacatcagggatgctcaggtggtctgcaggcagctgggttgtgggccggcgctgagtgctaatagaagagctgctgatggttctggtggaggaactatctggatgaacagagtgaagtgtagagggaatgagattcacctgtgggactgtcctcattccctgaagaaccacactgactgctcccacagtgctggagtcacttgtggag gcttcctgtatcatactttgcctttaaataataaaagaggacagatgggacattttgtcttgcaag attctcaaccacagacaagaagaatcatacttccacaaactcctccaccagctgttccctccatctatccagtgtctctcctggttctgggatatgtgctcttcctggccttagtgcttctggttgtgctgttttatcagaacagagtgctcaggagag tgatctctaagaggaggaagacttcagctgagcctgtctatgtggagattgacaccaggctcatccctaaaagaattactgtctcaactgaaa cctccttctgctga
- the LOC125799006 gene encoding deleted in malignant brain tumors 1 protein-like isoform X19 — MSDAAVVCRELGCGEAVDALGKSHFGSGSGPIWMEDVDCSGSESRLENCRSPVWGKHDCNETHNSGVICSGARLVLGSRCSGRVEVLHGESWATVCDADFNQQDAEVVCRELGCGSPVKVLGAAAFGRGEGQVWSEVLQCRGNKSQTHFCPKSSSLKHNCSHDNDVGLVCAGVLLVNGSRCSGRVEVLHGESWFTVCDADFNQQDAEVVCRELGCGSLVEVLGAAAFGRGEGPVWSEELQCRGNESQIHFCPKSSSLKHSCSHDDDVGLVCSESVRLVDGGSRCAGRVEVLHKGQWGTVCDDNWDMIDAAVVCRELGCGEAVDALSGAYFGSGSGPIWMDNVECRESESILKNCKSAGWGKHNCNHPKDAGVICSRVRLVGGSHCSGRVEVLHGESWATVCDADFDQQGAEVVCRELGCGSPVEVLGAAAFGRGEGPVWSEELQCRGNESQIHFCPKSSSLKHNCSHDDDVGLACSGDKRRLVGDPHACSGRVEKLHRNSWLPVCDADFNQQDAEVVCSWELGCGSPVEVLGAAAFGRAEGQMWSEELQCRGNESHMYLCQTSPSLKPNCSHNKDVGLRCSGHTQARLMNGSDSCSGRVELQYLSEWGTVCDVSWDMRAASVLCAQLKCGSSVAVLGSDWFGEGSGRIWADVFDCQGNETHLLKCPISSWSRTACSHEQYAGVICSGSSLASHEGGVRLSGGMECEGEVEVFFRQDWRRVLLDSWSESEASVVCRQLGCGSVLNISSSSSSSPEHSYMCVTGFNCSGSEAHLRNCSSSQAVNCSSTVQLYITCSGTSNTVHSSIRLVGSGVDCAGRLEVFHSGSWGTVSDELWDIEDAQVVCRQLQCGVALSAPVPVPARFGSGTGPIWLNEVECEGNEVSLWNCRYQLCGEDECGHKDDVGVVCSEYKEIRLTEGCEGNLEVYYNGTWGNVCVNGMTDETAKLICRELNCGRTGSESWSKARVESAPNWLDNVKCRKHDSTLWHCPSSSWGENRCDNRNEVACITCSENGNTLDLTNWLCDSSPHERPCSKHIPLRLRGGVGSCSGWLQVYHNKTWGSVCGDLWDIRDAQVVCRQLGCGPALSANRRAADGSGGGTIWMNRVKCRGNEIHLWDCPHSLKNHTDCSHSAGVTCGGFLYHTLPLNNKRGQMGHFVLQDSQPQTRRIILPQTPPPAVPSIYPVSLLVLGYVLFLALVLLVVLFYQNRVLRRVISKRRKTSAEPVYVEIDTRLIPKRITVSTETSFC; from the exons atgagtgatgctgcagtggtgtgtagagagctgggctgtggagaagctgtagatgcactgggcaaatctcattttggatcaggatcaggaccaatctggatggaggatgtggactgtagtggatcagagtctagactggagaactgtagatcaccagtatggggtaaacatgactgcaatgaaacccacaattctggagtcatctgttcag gagccaggctggttttaggttctcgctgctctgggagagtggaggttcttcatggagagagctgggccacagtgtgtgatgctgactttaaccagcaggatgcagaggttgtgtgtcgagagctgggctgtggttctcctgtgaaggttctgggagcagctgcgtttggtagaggggagggtcaggtgtggtcagaggtgcttcagtgtagaggaaacaaatctcagactcacttctgtccaaaatcatcttcactcaaacacaactgctcccatgataatgatgtgggactggtgtgtgcag gagtcctgctggttaatggctctcgctgctctggaagagtggaggttcttcatggtgagagctggttcacagtgtgtgatgctgactttaaccagcaggatgcagag gttgtgtgtcgagagctgggctgtggttctcttgtggaggttctgggagcagctgcttttggtagaggggagggtccg gtgtggtcagaggagcttcagtgtagaggaaacgaatctcagattcacttctgtccaaaatcatcttcactcaaacacagcTGCTCCCATGatgatgatgtgggactggtgtgttctg aaagtgtgaggttggtggatggtgggagtcgctgtgctgggagagtggaggttcttcataaaggacagtggggaacagtgtgtgatgataaCTGGGATATgatagatgctgcagtggtgtgtagagagctgggctgtggagaggctGTAGATGCACTTAGTGGTGCttactttggatcaggatcaggaccaatctggatggataatgtgGAGTGTAGAGAATCAGAATCCATACTAAAGAACTGTAaatcagcaggatggggtaaacataactgtaatcatcctaaagatgctggagtcatctgttcaa GAGTCAGGCTGGTTGGAGGTTCTCACTGCTCtggaagagtggaggttcttcatggagagagctgggccacagtgtgtgatgctgactttgaccagcagggtgcagaggttgtgtgtcgagagctgggctgtggttctcctgtggaggttctgggagcagctgcgtttggtagaggggagggtccggtgtggtcagaggagcttcagtgtagaggaaatgaatctcagattcacttctgtccaaaatcatcttcactcaaacacaactgctcccatgatgatgatgtgggactggcatgttctg GTGACAAGCGAAGACTTGTTGGTGATCCTcacgcatgctctgggagagtagagaagcttcatcggaattcttggcttccagtgtgtgatgctgactttaaccagcaggatgcagaggttgtgtgcagctgggagctgggctgtggttctcctgtggaggttctgggagcagctgcttttggtagagcagagggtcagatgtggtcagaggagcttcagtgtagaggaaacgaatctcatatgtacctctgccagacatctccttccttgaaacccaactgctctcacaacaaggatgtgggactaagatgctctg gtcacactcaggctcggctgatgaacggctcagattcctgttctggtcgagtggagctccagtacctcagtgagtggggtacagtgtgtgatgtaagctgggatatgagagctgccagtgtcctctgtgctcagctgaagtgtgggagttctgtggctgtgttggggtcagactggtttggggaggggagtggccggatctgggctgatgtgtttgattgtcagggaaacgaaacacacctgttaaagtgtcccatttcatcatggagtcgaactgcatgctctcatgaacagtatgctggagttatctgtagtg gttcttctctggcgtctcatgagggaggagtgcggttgtctggagggatggagtgtgagggggaggtggaggtgttcttcaggcaggactggaggagagttctgctggactcctggagtgagtctgaggcctctgtggtctgcagacagctgggctgtggttctgtactcaacatctccagctcctcttcatccagtcctgaacacagctacatgtgtgtgacgggtttcaactgctctgggagtgaagctcatctgaggaactgcagcagctcacaagcagttaactgcagctccacagtacagctctacatcacctgctctg gtacatctaacacagtccacagctccatcaggctggttggttctggggtagactgtgcaggaaggctggaggttttccacagtggatcatgggggacagtgagtgatgaattgtgggatattgaggatgcgcaggtggtctgcagacagctgcagtgtggagtcgccctcagtgctccagtaccagtaccagcccggtttggatctggaactggacccatttggctgaatgaggtggagtgtgaggggaacgaggtgtctctgtggaactgcagatatcagctgtgtggagaggatgaatgtggacacaaggatgatgtaggagtcgtgtgctcag agtataaagagatcagactgactgagggctgtgaggggaatctggaggtgtactataatggaacctgggggaatgtgtgtgtaaatgggatgactgatgaaacggcaaaattgatctgtcgagagctgaactgtggaagaactggcagtgagtcttggtctaaagcaagagtggagtcagctcctaactggctggataatgtaaaatgtaggaaacatgactccactctgtggcactgtccatcttcttcctggggggagaacaggtgtgataatcgcaatgaggttgcttgcattacctgctcag agaatggaaatacactagatttgacaaattggctgtgtgattcatctcctcatgagagaccgtgctcaa agcacattcctctgaggctgaggggaggagtaggaagctgttctggatggctgcaggtgtatcataataaaacatgggggtctgtatgtggtgacctctgggacatcagggatgctcaggtggtctgcaggcagctgggttgtgggccggcgctgagtgctaatagaagagctgctgatggttctggtggaggaactatctggatgaacagagtgaagtgtagagggaatgagattcacctgtgggactgtcctcattccctgaagaaccacactgactgctcccacagtgctggagtcacttgtggag gcttcctgtatcatactttgcctttaaataataaaagaggacagatgggacattttgtcttgcaag attctcaaccacagacaagaagaatcatacttccacaaactcctccaccagctgttccctccatctatccagtgtctctcctggttctgggatatgtgctcttcctggccttagtgcttctggttgtgctgttttatcagaacagagtgctcaggagag tgatctctaagaggaggaagacttcagctgagcctgtctatgtggagattgacaccaggctcatccctaaaagaattactgtctcaactgaaa cctccttctgctga